The Chelonoidis abingdonii isolate Lonesome George chromosome 21, CheloAbing_2.0, whole genome shotgun sequence genome contains a region encoding:
- the LIMD2 gene encoding LIM domain-containing protein 2 has translation MFQAKGPATATSTHEAKSNSGGSTVQRSKSFSLKAQVKEMCAACQKPVYPMERLVADKFVFHNACFCCKHCHAKLSLGSYAALHGEFYCKPHFQQLFKSKGNYDEGFGRKQHKELWVHKEVESGTKTA, from the exons ATGTTCCAGGCCAAGGGACCAGCCACTGCGACCTCCACTCAC GAGGCAAAGAGCAACTCTGGAGGCAGCACGGTGCAGCGTTCCAAG TCGTTCAGCCTGAAAGCCCAGGTGAAGGAGATGTGCGCAGCCTGCCAAAAACCCGTCTACCCCATGGAGCGGCTGGTGGCCGATAAATTTGTCTTCCATAatgcctgcttctgctgcaagCACTGCCATGCCAAGCTCAg CCTGGGCAGCTATGCGGCGCTGCACGGCGAGTTCTACTGCAAgccccacttccagcagctgTTCAAGAGCAAAGGCAACTACGACGAGGGATTCGGGCGCAAGCAGCACAAGGAGCTGTGGGTGCACAAGGAGGTGGAGAGCGGGACCAAGACGGCGTGA